The following proteins come from a genomic window of Deltaproteobacteria bacterium RIFCSPHIGHO2_02_FULL_44_16:
- a CDS encoding CarD family transcriptional regulator, whose product MSKAQEVRSLLNREFKVGDMAVYPAHGVGRVHSIETREIAGNKQKFYILKILDTGMTIMVPTGNVRNVGLREVIKGSEVGIVYEILRERDISICEQTWNRRYREYMDKIKTGSIYEIAEVLRDLMLLRFDKELSFGERKMLDTARTLIMKELSISQEIEEEEVAGEIDDIFK is encoded by the coding sequence ATGAGTAAGGCACAAGAAGTAAGATCACTACTGAATCGAGAGTTTAAAGTTGGAGATATGGCGGTTTATCCGGCTCATGGGGTTGGTCGTGTTCATTCCATTGAGACGCGGGAAATTGCGGGAAATAAGCAAAAGTTTTATATTTTGAAAATTCTCGATACTGGCATGACAATTATGGTTCCTACCGGCAATGTTCGAAATGTCGGTTTGCGAGAAGTGATAAAGGGGAGTGAAGTCGGCATTGTGTATGAAATTTTACGAGAACGAGATATTTCCATTTGTGAACAGACGTGGAATCGTCGTTATCGTGAATACATGGATAAAATCAAAACCGGCTCGATTTATGAAATTGCGGAAGTGCTTCGGGATCTGATGCTTCTTCGGTTTGATAAAGAACTCTCCTTCGGCGAACGAAAAATGCTTGATACCGCCAGAACGCTGATTATGAAAGAACTCTCCATTTCTCAAGAGATCGAAGAGGAAGAAGTGGCTGGAGAGATAGATGACATTTTCAAGTAA
- a CDS encoding DNA polymerase III subunit delta', producing the protein MWERILGHKQQLALLQKTLAENIFPHASLFAGPRGVGKFLTATITASALFCMQETKPCGTCLACRKIAEKNHPDVFFLVAENETVKIDQIRTLTSSLHYHPLEGEYKLVLIDDADCMTEGAANALLKTLEEPPPNTHFILVSAHPHRVLPTIRSRCQRVSFQPLSPSIIEQFLQETQNYNSEEAKRIARLSQGSLGLALQLTPPLIADTLDRFAFLVHQGNAADVMATSEEWSRAEEKTPLLLEILSLWYHEQFLLHPERRKYEEGFFHIHRAKRALETTANKQLLFEQLLFSLTTL; encoded by the coding sequence ATGTGGGAACGCATTCTCGGACATAAACAGCAGCTCGCGCTGCTTCAAAAAACGCTTGCAGAAAATATCTTTCCTCATGCCTCTCTTTTTGCAGGGCCACGTGGGGTTGGAAAATTTCTCACGGCAACCATCACCGCTTCAGCATTGTTCTGCATGCAGGAAACAAAACCTTGTGGAACATGCCTTGCTTGTCGAAAAATTGCAGAAAAAAATCATCCTGATGTTTTTTTTCTTGTTGCTGAAAATGAAACCGTCAAGATTGATCAGATTCGCACGCTTACGAGCAGCCTCCATTATCATCCTCTTGAGGGAGAATATAAACTCGTTCTTATTGATGACGCCGACTGTATGACAGAAGGAGCAGCCAATGCTCTTCTCAAAACCCTCGAAGAACCTCCTCCAAATACACATTTCATTTTAGTTTCAGCTCATCCACATCGAGTCCTTCCTACCATTCGTTCGCGATGCCAACGTGTTTCGTTTCAGCCCCTCTCTCCTTCGATCATCGAACAGTTTTTGCAAGAGACTCAAAACTATAATTCTGAAGAAGCGAAACGTATCGCTCGCCTTTCACAAGGGAGTCTCGGTTTAGCGCTTCAACTGACACCACCTTTGATTGCGGATACGCTCGATCGATTTGCTTTCTTGGTTCATCAAGGAAACGCAGCCGATGTCATGGCCACAAGTGAAGAGTGGTCACGAGCCGAAGAGAAAACTCCCCTTCTGCTGGAGATCCTTTCTCTCTGGTATCATGAGCAATTTCTTCTTCATCCAGAGCGTCGAAAATATGAAGAGGGGTTTTTTCATATTCACCGGGCAAAACGCGCATTGGAAACAACCGCAAATAAACAGTTGCTGTTCGAGCAGCTCTTGTTTAGCTTGACGACCTTATGA